One part of the Cyclobacteriaceae bacterium genome encodes these proteins:
- a CDS encoding citrate synthase translates to MSKTVELIIDGKSYTFPVVEGTENELAIDISDLRDKTGYITLDVGYKNTGATKSAITFLDGEKGVLHYRGYAIEELAEKSNFLEVAYLLIFGELPTKEQYDKWNSDITKRTLVHEDIKKILDGFPSTSHPMGVLSSLFCAQTAFYPESLNPNRPPDGVYLSIIRSLGKMPTFAAWSYKNAVGHPVNYPDNKLDYCARFLKMMFALPGQDYEVDPVVADALDKLFILHADHEQNCSTSTVRIVGSSKASIYSSISAGINALWGPLHGGANQEVIVMLENIRADGGNADKWMAKAKDKNDPFRLMGFGHRVYKNFDPRAKIIKKAADDVLKKLGVHDPVLEIAMKLEEIALKDSYFVERKLYPNVDFYSGIIYRALGIPVDMFTVMFAMGRLPGWIAQWLEMRKNNEPIGRPRQIYTGSVVKPYIEISKRK, encoded by the coding sequence ATGTCCAAAACTGTAGAATTGATCATTGACGGTAAGTCATACACCTTTCCCGTAGTGGAAGGAACGGAGAACGAATTAGCCATTGATATTAGTGACTTGCGCGACAAAACCGGGTACATTACCCTTGACGTAGGTTATAAAAATACCGGGGCCACCAAAAGCGCTATTACCTTTTTGGATGGCGAAAAAGGAGTATTGCACTACCGTGGTTATGCCATTGAAGAACTGGCCGAAAAATCTAACTTCCTGGAAGTTGCCTACCTGTTGATCTTTGGCGAACTGCCCACCAAAGAGCAATACGACAAGTGGAACAGTGACATAACCAAGCGTACCCTTGTACATGAGGACATCAAGAAAATTTTGGATGGCTTTCCCTCCACTTCCCACCCCATGGGTGTCTTGTCTTCTTTGTTCTGCGCACAAACAGCATTCTATCCCGAATCACTAAATCCTAATCGACCACCGGATGGTGTCTATTTAAGTATTATCCGGTCATTGGGTAAAATGCCAACCTTTGCAGCATGGTCGTATAAGAATGCCGTAGGCCATCCGGTCAATTATCCGGATAACAAACTTGATTACTGTGCACGCTTTTTGAAAATGATGTTTGCCCTGCCCGGCCAGGACTATGAAGTTGACCCCGTAGTTGCCGATGCATTGGATAAACTTTTCATCCTGCATGCGGACCACGAACAAAACTGTTCAACTTCTACCGTACGGATTGTCGGGTCATCAAAAGCCAGTATTTATTCATCCATCTCGGCAGGTATAAATGCCCTCTGGGGGCCATTGCATGGCGGTGCCAACCAAGAGGTAATTGTTATGCTGGAAAACATCAGGGCCGATGGCGGCAATGCCGACAAATGGATGGCCAAGGCGAAAGATAAAAATGATCCTTTCAGGCTTATGGGTTTCGGTCACCGCGTTTACAAAAACTTCGACCCACGCGCCAAGATTATCAAAAAAGCCGCTGACGATGTGCTGAAGAAATTAGGCGTGCATGATCCCGTGCTCGAAATCGCTATGAAACTGGAAGAAATAGCCTTGAAAGATTCATACTTTGTTGAGCGTAAGCTTTACCCTAATGTTGACTTCTACTCAGGCATCATTTACCGCGCCCTGGGCATACCGGTTGATATGTTTACGGTGATGTTTGCCATGGGCAGGTTGCCCGGCTGGATTGCACAATGGTTGGAGATGCGTAAAAACAATGAACCCATTGGCCGGCCACGACAAATCTATACCGGCAGCGTGGTGAAACCTTACATAGAAATAAGCAAACGCAAATAA
- a CDS encoding type III pantothenate kinase — translation MILVLDIGNSDITIGLFDQQALKYTWRIPAVADRPELYYGIKFRDYLFEAGLSISNVEKIVLSSVVPNLTDKIINVTVTLFEKNPIVLGPDIYKKLPIVVLNPYEIGSDLVANAVAAHTLFKNNCVIVDFGTALTFTTVSGEGKILGVAIAPGLKTAIRALSQNTAKLFEVPLELPQSALGKNTVHAIQAGILLGYEGLVKSMLDRIRTELNDPDLSTVATGGLSSVITPASNGTFTRIEPNLTLEGLRLVAGCV, via the coding sequence ATGATACTTGTACTCGATATTGGCAACTCAGATATCACCATTGGTCTTTTTGACCAGCAGGCGTTAAAATACACATGGAGAATACCTGCCGTGGCCGACAGGCCTGAGTTGTATTATGGTATCAAGTTTCGCGATTATTTGTTCGAAGCAGGGTTGTCAATCAGCAATGTTGAAAAGATCGTGCTGAGCAGTGTCGTACCAAACCTAACCGATAAAATCATCAATGTAACGGTAACTCTTTTCGAGAAAAACCCGATTGTGCTTGGGCCGGATATTTATAAGAAACTTCCCATTGTGGTTTTGAACCCTTACGAAATTGGCTCCGACCTGGTGGCCAATGCCGTTGCTGCGCACACATTGTTTAAGAACAATTGTGTGATCGTTGACTTCGGTACAGCACTTACCTTTACAACCGTATCCGGGGAAGGTAAAATTTTAGGCGTTGCCATCGCGCCCGGGTTGAAGACGGCTATTAGGGCCCTTTCTCAAAACACAGCCAAACTTTTTGAAGTGCCGTTAGAACTCCCGCAATCTGCCCTAGGCAAAAATACAGTGCATGCCATCCAGGCTGGTATTTTGTTAGGATACGAAGGGTTGGTAAAATCCATGCTTGACAGGATCCGGACAGAGTTGAATGATCCTGATCTTTCAACGGTTGCCACCGGAGGTCTGTCATCCGTTATTACCCCGGCATCAAACGGAACGTTTACCAGGATTGAACCTAACCTTACACTGGAAGGATTACGCCTGGTGGCAGGTTGTGTTTAA
- a CDS encoding alanine:cation symporter family protein yields MSELIAQIANEIYTPVAFLLILGGLFFLVFSRFVQYKYFKHAINILRGKYANPNDPGQINPYQALSTALASTVGMGNIAGVAAAITLGGPGALFWMWVTALVGMSTNFFTSTLSVMYRGKDSAGEIQGGPMYVIREALGKKWQPLAILFSVCCLIGCLPIFQANQLTQAIVDIGIDDEKIRTSTFTFVGFVISTPKFIIGSTLMLIAGVVILGGIQRIGNWAGKMVPMMIIIYFLSVFGILIMHLNQIPHYLWMIIADAFAAENYNGSPALGGIVGGLIIMGIRRASFSNEAGIGTAPLALGASKSTEPIREGLVSMLSPAIDTLIVCTLTALAILATDVWQTSDAKGVSLTAAAFQAAMPGYGKYVLLLCAFFFSITSVFSYSYYGSKSLSFLLGVRASKWYNYFYLLTIVLGAIASMHDIMNIIDIAYALMAIPTMLSGFALAPKVMKEARRYFADLKKNEG; encoded by the coding sequence ATGAGCGAGCTTATTGCACAAATAGCAAACGAAATTTATACTCCCGTTGCTTTTCTTTTAATACTTGGCGGGCTGTTCTTTTTAGTTTTTTCACGCTTTGTGCAATACAAGTATTTCAAGCACGCCATTAACATACTGCGGGGCAAGTACGCCAATCCCAACGATCCCGGACAGATTAATCCCTATCAGGCACTCTCTACAGCGTTGGCGTCCACGGTTGGCATGGGGAATATTGCCGGGGTTGCTGCAGCCATCACATTGGGTGGTCCCGGGGCGCTCTTCTGGATGTGGGTTACTGCCTTAGTGGGCATGTCGACTAACTTTTTCACCAGTACACTTTCCGTGATGTATCGTGGCAAAGATTCAGCAGGTGAAATACAGGGAGGCCCTATGTACGTAATCCGCGAAGCACTTGGAAAAAAGTGGCAACCCTTAGCAATTCTATTTAGCGTGTGCTGCCTGATCGGTTGTTTACCGATTTTTCAAGCTAACCAACTTACACAGGCCATTGTAGATATTGGGATTGACGATGAGAAAATCAGGACATCCACCTTTACGTTTGTTGGTTTTGTTATCAGCACACCAAAATTTATTATCGGAAGCACCCTCATGCTTATTGCAGGCGTTGTTATACTGGGTGGCATTCAACGCATTGGAAACTGGGCCGGTAAGATGGTGCCCATGATGATCATTATTTATTTTCTTTCTGTTTTCGGGATATTAATTATGCACCTGAACCAGATACCCCATTATTTATGGATGATAATAGCCGATGCCTTTGCTGCAGAAAATTACAATGGCAGCCCGGCATTGGGAGGAATAGTCGGTGGCTTAATTATCATGGGTATCCGAAGGGCTTCTTTTTCTAATGAAGCCGGAATTGGAACAGCGCCCCTTGCTTTGGGGGCTTCCAAAAGTACAGAACCTATACGTGAAGGCCTTGTGTCTATGTTAAGCCCTGCGATCGATACATTAATCGTTTGCACATTGACAGCATTGGCAATACTGGCTACCGATGTGTGGCAAACTTCAGATGCGAAAGGTGTATCCCTTACTGCGGCTGCCTTTCAAGCAGCAATGCCCGGGTATGGAAAGTACGTTCTGTTACTGTGCGCATTTTTCTTTTCCATTACATCTGTTTTCTCATACAGTTATTATGGGAGTAAGTCGCTTTCATTTTTACTTGGTGTAAGGGCCAGCAAATGGTACAATTATTTTTATTTACTCACCATTGTACTGGGCGCAATCGCATCCATGCACGATATCATGAACATCATTGATATTGCTTATGCGTTAATGGCTATCCCCACAATGCTGTCGGGGTTTGCACTAGCGCCTAAAGTGATGAAAGAAGCCAGACGCTACTTTGCCGATTTGAAGAAGAACGAAGGTTAA
- a CDS encoding prohibitin family protein, producing the protein MNNRRLLPFIILGVIALFVVAGISSSLFFTVQADERAVIFYKFGEGLDKDHIVQPGFHMKAPWNEVYIYAVRETSADENMDVLDRNGLSIHVEVSVRFHPVPEKIGYIHEKFNRAYVSVLVIPEMRSVVRQIMGRYSAEEIYSTKRAEVEATIKTESEKILGQNNVTMVALLIRSIQLPEQIKVAIQNKLQQEQEALAYQFRLDKEKSEAERKRIQAEGEARANNIINNSLTDKLLKMRGIEATLELSKSPNAKVIVVGSGKDGGLPLILGGN; encoded by the coding sequence ATGAACAACCGCAGACTTTTACCTTTTATAATCCTTGGCGTCATCGCCCTTTTTGTGGTCGCAGGAATTTCCTCCAGCCTATTTTTTACCGTTCAGGCCGATGAGCGGGCCGTGATCTTTTACAAGTTCGGTGAAGGGCTTGATAAGGACCACATTGTACAGCCCGGCTTTCATATGAAAGCACCGTGGAATGAAGTGTACATCTATGCCGTACGCGAAACCTCAGCCGATGAGAACATGGATGTGCTGGACAGGAATGGACTCTCTATTCATGTTGAAGTTTCGGTGCGCTTTCACCCGGTGCCCGAAAAAATCGGATACATCCATGAAAAGTTCAACCGCGCCTATGTAAGCGTTTTGGTTATCCCAGAAATGCGTTCGGTAGTACGTCAGATCATGGGCAGGTATTCGGCAGAGGAAATTTATTCAACCAAACGAGCAGAAGTTGAGGCAACCATTAAAACTGAATCAGAGAAAATACTGGGCCAAAATAACGTGACTATGGTAGCCCTGCTTATCCGTTCCATTCAACTCCCTGAACAAATAAAAGTAGCCATACAAAACAAGTTACAACAGGAGCAAGAAGCTTTGGCCTATCAGTTCCGCCTGGATAAGGAAAAGAGTGAAGCCGAGCGCAAGCGCATCCAGGCAGAGGGTGAAGCCCGTGCCAACAACATCATCAATAACAGTTTAACCGATAAGCTTTTAAAAATGAGGGGTATTGAAGCCACCCTTGAATTGTCCAAATCGCCCAATGCCAAAGTTATTGTTGTGGGCAGTGGCAAGGACGGTGGTTTGCCCTTGATTTTGGGCGGGAATTAG
- the topA gene encoding type I DNA topoisomerase: MGKNLVIVESPAKAKTIEGYLGKDFKVASSMGHIRDLPKGSGAIDIENGFEPTYEISPDKKDVINKLKKLAEEAEMVYLASDEDREGEAIAWHLKESLDLNDKKTRRIVFTEITKKAILNAIENPRGIDVDLVNAQQARRILDRLVGYELSPILWKKIKTGLSAGRVQSVAVRLVVEREREITDFKAKSAFRVTAQFDLGKGKQLQAELPERFDTEEEALEFLESCKGATFSIADLQTKPLKRSPAPPFTTSTLQQEASRKLSFSVVQTMMVAQKLYEAGKISYMRTDSVNLSDEAQQGAKRQIETAYGKEFVNLRQYKTKSSGAQEAHEAIRPTDFSLLDPGMDRNAQRLYELIWKRAIASQMADAELEKTTATIGISTNPRTLTASGEVVKFQGFLSVYMESGDDEDDEQNGKVLPPLSVGQVLSLDALMARQTFSRNPPRYTEASLVKKLEELGIGRPSTYAPTISTVQKRGYVVKETREGVERAYRVLTLAGDEISKRDEMEITGAEKNKLFPTNIAMVVNDFLVDHFPDITDYSFTSEIEQEFDEIATGKLEWHQMLDNFYTPFHKKVKKTEQVERSSASKNRELGVDPKTGKNVYVKLGKFGAYVQIGENPDDNGGEKPKFASLRPGQFIENITLEDALELMKMPRELGMFEDKPVVANIGRFGPYVLHDKKFVSIPKGEDPYTITHARAIELIEQKRIADANKTIKLFDENPDIQILNGRFGPYIKAGKKNVKIPKDKEPKELTLEECLELAANTPEKKGRWGRAVVTKKKEDVEGPVAKAEKAVKPKAKKTVKKAVARKKKS, translated from the coding sequence ATGGGAAAAAATCTTGTAATTGTTGAGTCACCTGCTAAAGCAAAAACCATTGAAGGATACCTGGGAAAGGATTTTAAGGTGGCCTCCAGTATGGGGCATATCCGCGATTTGCCCAAGGGCTCTGGTGCAATTGATATTGAAAATGGTTTTGAACCAACATACGAAATCAGCCCCGATAAAAAAGATGTTATCAATAAACTGAAGAAGCTTGCCGAAGAAGCCGAAATGGTTTACCTCGCAAGCGATGAAGACCGTGAAGGAGAGGCTATAGCCTGGCATTTAAAAGAGTCGCTTGATTTAAACGATAAAAAAACCCGCAGGATAGTTTTTACCGAGATCACTAAAAAGGCAATACTTAATGCCATTGAAAACCCCCGCGGTATTGACGTTGACCTTGTTAATGCACAACAAGCGCGCAGGATATTGGATCGGCTTGTGGGGTATGAACTTTCGCCAATACTTTGGAAAAAAATCAAAACAGGTCTTTCGGCAGGACGCGTTCAATCGGTAGCCGTTCGCCTGGTTGTTGAACGTGAGCGTGAGATAACCGACTTCAAAGCAAAATCGGCTTTTCGTGTAACCGCTCAGTTTGATTTAGGTAAAGGCAAACAACTGCAGGCCGAACTTCCTGAACGCTTTGATACGGAAGAAGAAGCCTTGGAATTTTTGGAATCCTGTAAAGGTGCTACATTTTCCATTGCAGATTTGCAGACCAAACCCCTCAAGCGTTCACCGGCCCCGCCCTTCACTACGTCAACTTTGCAACAAGAAGCTTCGCGAAAGCTCAGTTTTTCGGTCGTACAAACAATGATGGTGGCACAGAAACTGTATGAAGCAGGTAAAATCAGTTATATGCGTACCGATTCGGTTAATCTTTCGGACGAGGCGCAACAAGGTGCCAAGCGTCAGATCGAAACGGCTTACGGAAAGGAGTTTGTTAACCTTCGCCAGTACAAAACCAAATCATCGGGTGCACAAGAAGCACACGAGGCCATTCGTCCTACCGATTTTTCCCTACTCGATCCGGGTATGGACCGGAATGCACAGCGCCTGTATGAGTTAATCTGGAAGCGCGCCATTGCTTCGCAAATGGCCGATGCTGAGTTGGAAAAAACTACGGCTACTATCGGAATATCCACTAATCCACGAACCCTTACAGCGTCTGGTGAGGTAGTTAAATTCCAGGGATTTTTGTCTGTATATATGGAGTCGGGCGATGATGAAGATGATGAGCAGAATGGTAAAGTTCTTCCGCCATTAAGCGTTGGCCAGGTGTTGAGCCTGGATGCGTTAATGGCGCGACAAACATTTTCACGCAATCCGCCCCGGTATACCGAAGCAAGCCTTGTTAAAAAGCTTGAAGAACTAGGCATCGGCAGGCCTTCAACCTATGCGCCAACAATCTCCACCGTGCAAAAGCGTGGGTACGTTGTCAAAGAAACCCGTGAAGGTGTTGAACGTGCTTATCGCGTATTAACGCTGGCTGGAGATGAAATCTCAAAACGTGATGAAATGGAGATAACCGGTGCCGAGAAAAACAAATTGTTTCCTACTAACATCGCCATGGTGGTAAACGATTTCCTGGTGGATCATTTTCCCGACATTACCGATTACTCTTTCACATCAGAAATTGAACAAGAGTTTGATGAAATTGCCACCGGTAAATTAGAGTGGCATCAGATGCTCGATAATTTCTACACACCGTTTCATAAAAAAGTAAAGAAGACCGAACAGGTTGAGCGATCGTCAGCCAGCAAAAACCGCGAACTTGGGGTTGATCCGAAAACAGGCAAGAACGTTTATGTAAAGCTGGGCAAATTTGGTGCTTATGTACAAATTGGTGAAAACCCTGATGACAACGGTGGTGAAAAACCTAAGTTTGCAAGCTTACGCCCCGGCCAGTTCATTGAAAATATTACCCTTGAAGATGCATTGGAACTGATGAAAATGCCCCGTGAATTGGGCATGTTTGAGGATAAGCCGGTGGTGGCTAATATCGGAAGGTTTGGGCCATACGTTTTGCACGATAAAAAATTTGTATCCATACCCAAAGGAGAAGATCCGTACACCATCACCCATGCGCGCGCTATTGAGTTGATTGAACAAAAACGGATTGCAGATGCCAACAAAACCATTAAACTCTTTGATGAGAACCCGGATATACAAATATTGAATGGACGCTTTGGTCCCTATATCAAAGCCGGCAAGAAGAATGTAAAAATCCCAAAAGACAAAGAACCAAAGGAACTGACTTTAGAAGAGTGTTTGGAACTTGCCGCCAATACCCCGGAAAAGAAGGGAAGATGGGGTAGGGCTGTTGTAACTAAAAAGAAAGAGGATGTTGAAGGACCTGTAGCAAAAGCTGAGAAAGCAGTAAAACCCAAGGCAAAAAAGACAGTTAAAAAAGCTGTCGCCCGAAAGAAGAAATCTTAA
- a CDS encoding acyl-CoA-binding protein yields the protein MELQQQFEASVARSKELTKRPSNEELLKLYALFKQGSEGDVAGDRPGGFDFKAIAKYDAWAELKGKSKEDAMREYISFMDALSQEYK from the coding sequence ATGGAACTGCAACAGCAATTCGAAGCATCGGTTGCCCGGTCAAAAGAGTTAACCAAGCGCCCTTCCAATGAAGAGTTACTAAAACTGTATGCCCTTTTTAAACAAGGATCGGAAGGTGATGTGGCGGGCGATCGCCCGGGTGGTTTTGACTTTAAAGCAATTGCCAAATACGATGCGTGGGCCGAATTGAAAGGCAAATCCAAAGAAGATGCCATGCGGGAGTACATCAGCTTTATGGACGCCCTTTCTCAAGAGTATAAATAA
- a CDS encoding TlpA family protein disulfide reductase → MLKIKNILLLLIVFLVIGVYLTGFNHTGTANLKDEDFNYQFTLKTLEGDRLSMETLKRKVIFLNMWATWCGPCRDEMPGIQKLFENTKSDDIVFVMLSVDKEGDQNKVAAYLKRNNFTFTAYMPTEKMSTQLNVPSIPTTFIISKDGKITHQKIGSTNYNSEKYRKMLQELAAKKL, encoded by the coding sequence ATGCTTAAAATAAAAAATATACTCCTTCTGCTAATCGTATTTTTGGTCATAGGCGTTTACCTTACCGGCTTTAACCACACAGGGACGGCTAATTTAAAAGATGAGGATTTCAATTACCAGTTTACGCTTAAAACCCTGGAGGGCGATCGCCTATCAATGGAAACCCTGAAGCGCAAAGTTATTTTTTTAAATATGTGGGCTACGTGGTGTGGCCCTTGCCGGGACGAAATGCCGGGTATCCAGAAACTCTTTGAAAATACAAAATCGGATGATATCGTATTTGTAATGCTATCGGTAGATAAGGAAGGAGACCAAAACAAGGTTGCAGCCTATTTGAAACGCAATAACTTCACCTTTACTGCGTATATGCCTACTGAAAAAATGTCAACACAACTTAATGTACCTTCCATTCCAACAACCTTTATCATTAGTAAAGATGGTAAAATAACACATCAGAAAATCGGCAGCACCAACTACAATTCTGAAAAGTACAGAAAAATGCTGCAAGAACTTGCCGCGAAAAAGCTTTAA
- a CDS encoding TonB-dependent receptor: MDEFRKLTTQEKALRINLSKEVYGSFAEIGAGQEVAANFFKAGGASGTIAKTMSAYDMKFSDAIYGYCERYVCEPRLMKMLEHEFPLLAERLPHRVETTRFFAFANTVEILNFERTNQAHGWIGLRFQLQPKAEYNDCVIHVKMHDNDPLQQQYALGVVGVNMIYACTFFSDPEQILMSLLDGLHGRRIEIDMFRITGPDFKHVDNRLMALKLVKNGLTKAAMFGPDGEVMQPSDELYKKNVLVLRGRFRPPTHVNVDMLLAARRKFKHEPDVERSKIVVLTELTLNDLSADGTIDETDFLHRADIICSLGQHVLISNYFEYYRLVDYLSRITKGKKIGIIMGINALQKVFDEKTYENTRGGILECFASLFGTNVKLYIYPALIRDSEKLLTLNDFEVDLPVNLKNLFRYLMDNNKLEDIQDANVKNLHIISDNVLAMIKNGATGWEKYVPHKVAEAIKERGLFDYHARPVEIS, from the coding sequence ATGGATGAATTTAGGAAACTTACCACGCAAGAGAAGGCGCTCAGAATAAATTTGAGCAAAGAGGTCTACGGCTCTTTCGCTGAAATTGGAGCAGGGCAGGAGGTAGCAGCAAATTTTTTCAAGGCAGGTGGCGCTTCTGGCACCATCGCTAAAACCATGTCAGCTTATGACATGAAATTCAGTGATGCTATTTACGGGTACTGCGAACGCTACGTGTGTGAGCCCCGCCTCATGAAAATGCTTGAGCATGAATTTCCATTATTGGCCGAGCGGCTTCCGCACCGTGTAGAGACCACCCGCTTTTTTGCTTTTGCCAACACGGTTGAGATTTTGAATTTTGAACGCACCAACCAGGCGCATGGCTGGATTGGGTTGCGGTTTCAGCTGCAACCCAAGGCCGAATACAACGATTGTGTTATCCATGTGAAAATGCACGATAACGACCCATTGCAGCAGCAATACGCACTGGGTGTGGTGGGTGTTAATATGATTTATGCCTGTACGTTTTTCAGCGATCCTGAACAAATACTGATGTCGTTGTTGGATGGCCTGCATGGCCGTAGGATTGAAATTGATATGTTTCGTATTACCGGCCCCGATTTTAAACATGTGGATAACCGGTTGATGGCGTTGAAGCTGGTAAAAAACGGTTTGACAAAAGCAGCTATGTTTGGTCCCGATGGTGAAGTGATGCAGCCATCAGACGAGCTGTATAAGAAAAATGTGTTGGTTTTGCGCGGCAGGTTCCGTCCACCCACCCATGTAAACGTAGATATGCTGCTGGCCGCACGGAGAAAGTTCAAGCACGAGCCAGACGTTGAGCGGTCAAAAATTGTGGTACTGACCGAACTTACACTAAACGATTTGAGTGCTGACGGCACGATTGATGAAACCGATTTCCTGCACCGTGCCGATATTATATGCTCGCTGGGTCAACACGTTTTAATTTCAAATTACTTCGAGTATTACCGCTTGGTTGATTACCTCTCGCGCATTACCAAAGGCAAGAAAATCGGTATTATCATGGGCATAAATGCCTTGCAAAAAGTTTTTGACGAAAAAACCTATGAGAATACCCGTGGCGGAATTTTGGAATGCTTTGCATCGTTGTTTGGAACTAACGTTAAGCTTTACATCTATCCGGCACTCATACGTGATTCAGAAAAATTGTTAACACTGAATGACTTTGAGGTTGATCTTCCGGTCAACTTAAAAAATTTATTTAGGTACCTGATGGATAATAACAAGTTGGAGGACATTCAAGACGCCAACGTTAAAAACCTGCATATTATCTCCGATAATGTTTTGGCCATGATTAAAAACGGTGCCACCGGCTGGGAAAAGTATGTTCCGCACAAAGTAGCTGAAGCCATAAAGGAGCGTGGCCTTTTTGATTATCATGCCCGCCCGGTAGAAATTTCTTAA
- a CDS encoding NAD-dependent deacylase has product MKKKLVVLTGAGISAESGIPTFRDAGGLWEGYRVEDVASPDGWARNPQLVLDFYNQRRKKALEVFPNRGHEILVELETHFDVTIITQNVDNLHERAGSSQVIHLHGSLFESRSTGDESLVYPIKGWALNWGDMCEKGFQLRPNIVWFGELVPMIEVAADYTSQADIFLVVGTSMLVYPAAGLINYVRYDVPKFLVDPKVPDIAYIRNLETIQEKASTGLARLKPKLIELS; this is encoded by the coding sequence ATGAAGAAGAAACTGGTAGTGCTAACCGGGGCTGGTATTAGTGCTGAAAGTGGTATACCAACCTTTCGCGATGCCGGAGGATTATGGGAAGGCTACCGGGTAGAGGATGTAGCCTCGCCTGATGGTTGGGCACGTAATCCCCAACTGGTGCTCGACTTCTACAATCAGCGAAGAAAAAAAGCGCTTGAGGTATTTCCCAACCGGGGGCATGAAATTTTGGTTGAATTGGAAACTCATTTTGATGTTACCATTATAACTCAAAATGTTGATAATCTTCATGAACGTGCCGGATCATCACAGGTAATTCATCTTCATGGAAGCTTGTTTGAGTCGCGCAGCACAGGCGATGAATCTTTGGTATATCCCATAAAAGGTTGGGCTTTAAATTGGGGCGATATGTGTGAAAAAGGTTTTCAACTTCGCCCAAACATTGTATGGTTTGGTGAGTTGGTTCCGATGATAGAAGTTGCAGCAGACTATACATCACAGGCTGATATTTTTTTGGTGGTGGGCACCTCCATGTTGGTTTACCCCGCAGCGGGCCTGATCAATTATGTTCGCTACGATGTCCCGAAATTCCTGGTCGATCCTAAAGTTCCGGATATCGCCTATATTCGAAACCTGGAAACGATTCAGGAGAAAGCCAGTACTGGCCTTGCGCGTTTAAAACCCAAACTGATTGAACTTTCATGA
- a CDS encoding 16S rRNA (uracil(1498)-N(3))-methyltransferase — translation MENLFYQPGINQGTYYLSPEESKHCIRVLRKKNGDSIILTDGSGNFYNALITDDNANQCQFTVQDTWQEPTKKFSIHLAISPTKNPDRIEWMVEKCVELGIDQITFLNCKNTERQTLKYERIVKISLSAMKQSFRATAPIIGPLISFQEFVNISPLTNSESFIAIVDTANSYHLLSAAKPGQQYVVLIGPEGDFTPDELTTALAKGYKKVSLGNNRLRTETAGLAACHILNLVNT, via the coding sequence ATGGAGAACCTTTTTTACCAACCAGGCATCAATCAGGGAACATACTACCTTTCACCGGAAGAGTCAAAACACTGCATAAGAGTCCTCCGGAAAAAAAATGGTGATTCCATAATCCTTACGGATGGCTCGGGTAATTTCTACAACGCCCTGATAACCGATGACAACGCCAATCAATGCCAATTTACGGTTCAGGACACCTGGCAGGAGCCAACGAAAAAATTCTCCATCCATCTGGCTATTTCCCCTACCAAAAACCCCGACCGCATAGAATGGATGGTGGAAAAGTGTGTTGAGTTAGGCATTGACCAGATTACCTTTTTGAATTGCAAAAACACCGAACGGCAAACCCTTAAATATGAACGGATCGTGAAGATTTCCCTGAGTGCTATGAAACAATCATTCAGGGCTACCGCCCCGATAATCGGCCCTTTAATTTCATTTCAGGAATTCGTGAACATTTCACCACTTACCAACTCGGAAAGTTTTATAGCTATTGTAGATACCGCTAACTCCTATCATTTACTATCAGCCGCAAAGCCTGGCCAACAGTACGTGGTGCTGATAGGCCCTGAAGGCGACTTTACACCGGATGAGCTAACTACCGCACTGGCAAAGGGTTATAAAAAAGTAAGCTTGGGCAATAACCGGCTCCGAACAGAAACCGCGGGCCTTGCCGCCTGTCATATTCTCAATTTAGTAAATACTTAA